The following proteins come from a genomic window of Flavobacterium crocinum:
- the hemC gene encoding hydroxymethylbilane synthase has product MAEKTIRIGTRDSELALWQAHTVEKKLNDLGYKTSIVAVKSQGDIILDKPLYELGITGIFTKTLDIAMINGDVDIAVHSMKDVPTALPKGIVQGAVLPRANVLDILVHKGNPDFTNPSTIATGSLRRQAQWFNKYPNHTVVDLRGNVNTRMQKLQDNDWDGAVFAAAGLERINLKPENYINLDWMIPAPAQGAMLVVAMENDNYTLDALSQLNDIETEICTYIERQFLRTLEGGCTAPIGSLVRYNEDEDTLHFQGVLLSIDGKQKLEINKTVDISEWKKLGFHSAQEILNNGGTELMQKIKESLKK; this is encoded by the coding sequence ATGGCTGAAAAAACAATCAGAATTGGAACACGCGATAGCGAATTAGCGCTTTGGCAAGCACATACAGTAGAGAAAAAATTAAACGATTTGGGTTATAAAACCTCAATTGTTGCTGTAAAGTCTCAAGGTGACATTATTCTGGATAAGCCACTTTACGAATTAGGAATCACAGGGATTTTCACTAAAACGCTTGACATTGCCATGATCAATGGTGATGTTGATATTGCTGTGCATTCTATGAAAGATGTTCCAACTGCTTTGCCAAAAGGAATTGTTCAAGGAGCGGTTTTGCCAAGAGCCAATGTTCTGGATATTTTAGTTCATAAAGGAAATCCTGATTTTACCAATCCAAGCACCATTGCAACCGGAAGTTTACGTCGTCAGGCACAATGGTTCAATAAATATCCAAATCATACTGTTGTTGATTTACGTGGAAATGTAAATACGCGTATGCAGAAATTACAAGACAATGATTGGGACGGAGCTGTATTTGCTGCTGCAGGTTTGGAACGCATCAACTTAAAACCAGAAAATTACATTAATTTAGACTGGATGATTCCGGCACCGGCACAAGGCGCAATGCTAGTTGTGGCAATGGAAAATGACAATTACACTTTGGATGCACTTTCGCAATTAAATGATATCGAAACTGAAATTTGTACGTATATTGAACGTCAATTTTTGAGAACACTTGAAGGCGGATGTACTGCACCAATTGGGTCTTTGGTTAGGTATAATGAAGATGAAGATACTTTACATTTTCAAGGTGTTTTACTTTCTATTGATGGAAAACAAAAATTGGAAATCAATAAAACAGTCGATATTTCGGAATGGAAAAAACTAGGTTTTCATTCTGCGCAGGAGATTTTAAATAATGGTGGAACGGAATTAATGCAGAAAATTAAAGAATCTCTGAAAAAATAA
- a CDS encoding PDDEXK nuclease domain-containing protein has translation MKENEQIISQQYQQFLVEITNLVQNHRVQAVQSVQSISNNLYWNIGELIIKKQQEFGWGKSIVEILSKDLTRLIGEGISWSPRNLWFMRQLVSEYSFMNQLDSENLKLNQLDSELQTIKELVSNIPWQHNILIIQKVKDFNARIFYIKNTIRNKYSRSVLLHQIKANAYEKYIQNPTQHNFKNTLSTHFLEQAQESIKSVYTLDFLDINKSVTERELENSMVEKVKRLMLELGYGFCFIGNQYRLSLGDKDYYIDLLFYHRILKCLVAVELKVVEFEPEFVGKLDFYLQLIDDQLKQDDDKPTIGILLVPEKDHLEVEYTLRSVNKPIGVSEYILSKDLPKELQGKLPTSEEFKNILNE, from the coding sequence ATGAAGGAGAACGAACAAATTATTTCACAGCAATATCAACAATTTTTGGTTGAAATAACTAATTTGGTGCAAAATCACCGAGTTCAGGCTGTGCAGTCTGTTCAATCTATTTCAAACAATTTATATTGGAATATAGGAGAATTGATTATTAAAAAACAACAGGAATTTGGATGGGGAAAATCTATTGTTGAAATTTTAAGCAAAGATTTAACTCGCTTAATTGGAGAAGGAATTAGCTGGTCGCCACGTAATTTGTGGTTCATGAGACAATTAGTTAGTGAATATTCTTTTATGAATCAGCTTGATTCAGAAAATTTAAAACTGAATCAGCTTGATTCAGAATTACAAACTATAAAAGAATTAGTTTCAAATATTCCCTGGCAACACAACATTCTCATAATTCAGAAGGTAAAAGATTTTAATGCCAGGATTTTTTACATCAAAAATACAATTAGAAACAAATACAGTCGTTCTGTTTTACTTCATCAAATAAAAGCAAATGCTTATGAGAAGTATATACAAAATCCAACTCAACATAATTTTAAAAACACATTATCAACTCACTTTTTAGAACAAGCACAAGAAAGCATAAAAAGTGTTTATACTCTAGATTTCCTTGACATTAACAAATCTGTTACCGAAAGAGAATTAGAAAACTCTATGGTCGAAAAGGTTAAAAGACTAATGTTGGAACTTGGTTATGGTTTTTGTTTTATAGGAAATCAATATCGATTATCATTAGGTGATAAAGATTATTATATCGATTTGCTTTTTTATCACAGAATTTTAAAATGTTTAGTTGCCGTTGAGTTAAAAGTAGTTGAATTTGAACCAGAATTTGTTGGAAAATTAGATTTTTATCTTCAATTAATAGATGATCAACTAAAACAAGACGACGACAAACCTACTATTGGTATATTATTAGTCCCAGAAAAAGATCATTTAGAAGTTGAATATACTTTGCGAAGTGTAAATAAACCTATTGGAGTTTCAGAATATATTTTGAGTAAAGATTTGCCAAAAGAATTACAAGGAAAATTACCAACATCTGAAGAATTTAAAAATATATTAAATGAGTAA
- a CDS encoding uroporphyrinogen-III synthase, with amino-acid sequence MSKTIQILSTKILSPLHKQELMKYGVELIEADFIKPENKPFELKDLNESLIFTSQNAVHSVLSNPKSEDLKKKNVYCVGLKTKALLEENGFNVVAYTGYASDLAEIITLIYGNESFTFFSGNLRRDTLPDALKENGIKFNEIQVYETTLQPQKIKANPEAILFFSPSGVKSYLKHNTINKQICFCIGDTTAEALSKITKNIIVADQPTIEDVIEDVIHEYK; translated from the coding sequence ATGAGTAAAACAATTCAGATATTATCTACAAAAATATTATCTCCTCTTCATAAACAAGAGCTAATGAAATATGGCGTTGAGTTAATCGAAGCCGATTTCATTAAACCCGAAAACAAGCCTTTCGAATTAAAAGACCTCAACGAAAGTTTAATTTTTACAAGCCAAAATGCTGTTCATAGTGTCTTATCAAATCCAAAATCAGAAGATTTAAAAAAGAAAAACGTGTATTGCGTTGGACTTAAAACCAAAGCTCTTTTAGAGGAAAACGGGTTTAACGTTGTTGCTTATACAGGTTACGCTTCGGATTTAGCTGAAATTATCACTTTGATTTATGGAAATGAAAGCTTTACTTTTTTTAGTGGAAATTTAAGAAGAGACACTTTACCAGACGCTTTAAAAGAAAACGGAATTAAATTCAATGAAATTCAGGTTTACGAAACTACGCTTCAACCTCAGAAAATAAAAGCAAATCCAGAAGCTATTTTGTTTTTTAGTCCGTCCGGAGTTAAAAGTTACCTGAAACATAATACCATCAATAAACAAATCTGTTTCTGCATCGGTGATACCACTGCAGAAGCTTTATCAAAAATTACAAAGAATATCATCGTCGCAGACCAACCCACAATTGAAGATGTTATCGAAGATGTAATTCATGAATACAAATAA
- the hemE gene encoding uroporphyrinogen decarboxylase, producing the protein MLKNDLFLKALKGETVQRPPVWMMRQAGRYLPEFRELRDKYDFFTRCETPELAAEITVQPIRRIAPDAAILFSDILVVPRAMGIHVELKDNLGPIIPNPIRSLADVHKVYVPDVNETLGYVFDAVKLTKEMLNDEVPLIGFAGSPWTIFCYAVEGKGSKSFDTAKGFCFSNPAAAHTLLQKITDTTILYLKEKVKSGVNAVQIFDSWGGMLSPVDYQEFSWKYINQIVDALADITPVIVFGKGCWFALGEMGKSKASALGVDWTCSARNARYLSGGNITLQGNFDPSRLLSPIPTIKKMVHEMIDEFGKDKYIVNLGHGILPNIPVDHAKAFIDAVKEYGN; encoded by the coding sequence ATGTTAAAAAACGACCTATTTTTAAAAGCATTAAAAGGAGAAACAGTACAGCGTCCACCAGTATGGATGATGCGTCAGGCAGGAAGATATTTACCAGAGTTTAGAGAACTTCGTGATAAATATGATTTCTTTACTCGTTGTGAAACTCCAGAGTTAGCCGCTGAAATCACAGTACAGCCAATTCGCCGAATTGCTCCGGATGCTGCGATTTTATTCTCAGATATTTTGGTAGTGCCTCGTGCAATGGGAATTCATGTAGAACTGAAAGATAATTTAGGGCCAATCATTCCAAATCCGATTCGTTCTTTGGCTGATGTTCACAAAGTTTATGTTCCAGATGTAAATGAAACTTTAGGTTACGTTTTCGACGCCGTAAAATTGACTAAAGAAATGCTGAACGACGAAGTGCCTCTAATTGGTTTCGCAGGTTCGCCCTGGACAATCTTCTGTTATGCTGTTGAAGGAAAAGGTTCTAAAAGTTTTGATACTGCAAAAGGTTTCTGTTTTTCTAATCCAGCTGCAGCGCATACTTTATTGCAAAAAATCACAGATACGACTATTTTATACTTAAAAGAAAAAGTAAAATCGGGTGTAAATGCCGTTCAGATTTTTGATTCTTGGGGAGGAATGCTTTCTCCTGTTGATTATCAAGAATTTTCATGGAAATATATCAACCAGATTGTTGACGCTTTAGCAGATATTACTCCGGTTATTGTTTTCGGAAAAGGATGCTGGTTTGCGCTTGGCGAAATGGGTAAAAGTAAAGCTTCTGCATTAGGAGTTGATTGGACTTGTTCTGCAAGAAATGCTCGTTATTTATCTGGTGGAAACATTACGTTACAAGGAAATTTCGATCCGTCAAGATTACTTTCTCCAATTCCAACCATCAAAAAAATGGTTCACGAAATGATTGACGAATTCGGAAAAGATAAATATATCGTAAATTTAGGTCACGGAATTTTACCAAATATTCCTGTAGATCATGCCAAAGCGTTTATTGACGCGGTTAAGGAATACGGGAATTAG
- a CDS encoding transposase, which produces MKLETLEKDCYYHIYNRGINGITIFENDANKLYFLKQLAKYTEHKISVFAYCLMNNHFHLVIRLNIEEKEVTQAFSNLFNSYAKAFNKQTNRTGSLFEKHFKRIRLKDENYLRRLILYVHLNPKHHFDLDFKDFRFSSYQAFFSNKETKIERNEVLNLFGDFENFIFCHNQKNDSLNETYTFE; this is translated from the coding sequence ATGAAATTGGAAACACTTGAGAAGGATTGTTATTATCATATTTATAATAGAGGAATTAATGGAATAACTATTTTTGAAAATGACGCTAACAAACTTTATTTCTTAAAACAATTAGCTAAATATACGGAACATAAAATTTCAGTTTTTGCATATTGCTTGATGAATAATCACTTTCATTTAGTTATTCGTTTAAATATAGAAGAAAAAGAGGTTACACAAGCATTTTCAAACTTATTTAATTCTTATGCTAAGGCATTTAATAAACAAACCAATAGAACAGGAAGTTTATTCGAAAAACATTTCAAAAGAATAAGGTTAAAAGATGAAAATTATTTAAGACGACTGATTCTTTATGTTCATTTAAATCCGAAACATCATTTCGATTTGGATTTTAAAGATTTCAGATTTTCATCCTATCAAGCTTTCTTCTCTAATAAAGAAACCAAAATAGAACGAAATGAAGTTTTAAATTTGTTTGGAGATTTTGAAAATTTTATATTTTGTCATAATCAAAAGAATGATTCTTTAAACGAAACGTATACTTTTGAGTAA
- the hemF gene encoding oxygen-dependent coproporphyrinogen oxidase, with amino-acid sequence MKDKFYAYIQNLQDQICAGLEAVDGTTKFREDLWKRPEGGGGRTRVIENGAVFEKGGVNISAVHGKLPDTMQKMFGVGEADFFACGLSLVIHPKSPMVPTVHANWRYFEMYDETGKVINQWFGGGQDLTPYYLFEEDAKHFHQTCKTACDKHSSEFYPKYKKQCDSYFWNAHRNEARGLGGLFFDYCKANEQMSMENWYDFVTEVGNSFLEAYVPIVERRKNLDYTPENRNWQEIRRGRYVEFNLVHDKGTLFGLKTNGRIESILMSLPPHVQWVYDHHPEAGSEEEKLINVLQNPVDWV; translated from the coding sequence ATGAAAGATAAATTTTACGCATACATACAAAATTTACAAGACCAAATCTGTGCCGGATTAGAAGCTGTCGACGGAACAACAAAGTTCCGCGAAGACTTATGGAAACGTCCCGAAGGCGGTGGTGGAAGAACGCGCGTTATTGAAAATGGAGCAGTTTTCGAAAAAGGCGGTGTAAACATTTCAGCAGTTCACGGAAAACTTCCGGATACCATGCAAAAAATGTTTGGCGTTGGCGAAGCCGATTTCTTTGCCTGCGGATTAAGTTTAGTAATTCATCCAAAAAGTCCAATGGTTCCAACAGTTCACGCGAATTGGCGTTATTTTGAAATGTATGACGAAACTGGAAAAGTAATCAATCAATGGTTTGGCGGCGGACAGGATTTAACGCCTTATTATTTGTTTGAAGAAGATGCAAAGCACTTTCATCAAACGTGTAAAACCGCTTGCGATAAACACAGTTCGGAGTTTTATCCAAAATATAAAAAACAATGCGATTCGTATTTCTGGAACGCACACCGAAATGAAGCCCGTGGACTTGGCGGTTTATTCTTTGATTATTGCAAAGCAAATGAACAAATGTCAATGGAAAACTGGTACGATTTTGTAACCGAAGTAGGTAACAGTTTCCTTGAAGCTTATGTTCCGATTGTGGAAAGAAGAAAAAATTTAGATTACACACCAGAAAACAGAAACTGGCAGGAAATCCGAAGAGGTCGTTATGTTGAGTTTAATCTGGTTCATGACAAAGGAACTTTATTCGGATTAAAAACGAACGGAAGAATTGAGAGTATTTTGATGAGTTTGCCTCCACATGTGCAATGGGTTTATGACCATCATCCTGAAGCGGGAAGTGAGGAAGAAAAATTGATCAATGTATTGCAAAATCCGGTTGATTGGGTTTAA
- a CDS encoding DUF4421 family protein: protein MCLKLIYTTFFTSIFGCFAQNDFIRNPYFKSYNDKITASVYYLDTSNSFQIASDNPETKMYVNLIPNRREQIGFNLNYKIIDVGFGFAPKFLSQNKGDSHSKHFNFNTRFYLKKWMQSFTFINQKGFYIQDDNITAQLPDMRTTKIGGTTAYVFNDKFSFKTLVSQNEWQTKSSGSFIPTFSFYYTNLDLNTPDSSPGDIYVFTLAPSYFYNFVISDRVLIGAGLALGAGLNVIDKDTSALYQADFNLKLAYNKDRFFAFATLNTISFAQDDKIDPRLNDNIVTLKLSAGYRFDPPKKVKEVYDKVNDKIGL from the coding sequence ATGTGTTTAAAACTAATTTACACTACATTCTTCACCAGCATTTTTGGATGTTTCGCCCAAAACGATTTCATACGAAATCCCTATTTTAAATCTTACAACGATAAAATTACGGCCAGTGTTTATTATTTAGATACTTCCAATAGTTTTCAGATTGCTTCAGATAATCCGGAAACCAAAATGTATGTCAACCTTATTCCCAATCGAAGAGAGCAGATTGGTTTTAACTTAAACTACAAAATCATTGATGTCGGTTTTGGCTTTGCGCCGAAATTTTTGAGTCAGAACAAAGGCGATTCACATTCCAAACATTTTAATTTCAATACCCGTTTTTATTTAAAAAAATGGATGCAGTCCTTCACCTTTATTAATCAGAAAGGATTTTACATTCAAGATGATAACATTACGGCTCAACTGCCCGATATGCGAACGACTAAAATAGGCGGAACAACAGCTTATGTTTTCAATGATAAATTTTCTTTCAAAACATTGGTCAGTCAAAACGAATGGCAGACTAAAAGTTCCGGAAGTTTCATTCCGACTTTCTCTTTTTATTACACCAATTTAGATTTAAATACACCCGATTCATCGCCGGGAGATATTTACGTTTTTACATTGGCTCCCTCCTATTTTTATAATTTCGTTATAAGCGATCGGGTTTTAATTGGAGCGGGACTTGCCTTGGGAGCTGGGCTAAATGTGATTGATAAAGATACCTCAGCTTTATACCAGGCCGATTTCAATTTAAAATTAGCCTACAATAAAGACCGTTTCTTTGCTTTTGCTACTTTAAATACCATAAGTTTTGCTCAGGACGATAAAATTGATCCGAGATTAAATGATAATATTGTGACCTTAAAACTTTCTGCAGGTTATCGATTTGATCCTCCCAAAAAAGTAAAAGAGGTTTATGATAAAGTAAACGATAAAATTGGCCTTTAA
- a CDS encoding fructose bisphosphate aldolase has translation MNQEQLNRMHFGKGFIAALDQSGGSTPKALSQYGVQENSYSNDEEMYTLVHEMRTRIIKSPAFDSDYILGAILFENTMDRKIDGLWTADYLWEKKNIVPFLKVDKGLADLASGVQLMKPIPNLDELLTRAVERNVFGTKMRSVIKEANPEGIRDIVEQQFRVGLQISKKGLIPIIEPEVDIYSPDKEKSEKILKDEILKQLNSLDKEVRVMLKLSIPTVNNFYGELITDPHVVRVVALSGGYSREEANTKLAQNHGLIASFSRALSEGLSAGQSDHDFNAVLGDTIKAIYKASIT, from the coding sequence GTGAACCAGGAACAATTAAATCGGATGCATTTTGGAAAAGGATTTATCGCTGCATTAGATCAAAGCGGCGGAAGTACACCAAAAGCATTATCGCAATATGGCGTTCAAGAAAACAGCTATTCTAACGACGAAGAAATGTACACTCTTGTACATGAAATGAGAACCAGAATTATTAAAAGTCCCGCTTTTGACAGCGATTATATTCTAGGTGCTATTTTGTTTGAAAACACCATGGATCGTAAAATTGATGGTCTATGGACTGCCGATTATTTATGGGAAAAGAAAAATATTGTTCCTTTCCTGAAAGTAGACAAAGGACTAGCTGATTTGGCCAGCGGTGTTCAATTGATGAAACCCATTCCGAATCTGGATGAATTGCTGACCAGAGCTGTAGAACGAAATGTCTTTGGAACCAAAATGCGTTCTGTAATCAAAGAAGCAAATCCCGAAGGAATTCGTGATATAGTAGAACAGCAATTCAGAGTTGGTTTACAAATTTCCAAAAAAGGATTAATTCCTATTATCGAACCTGAAGTTGACATTTACAGTCCTGACAAAGAAAAATCAGAAAAAATTTTAAAAGATGAAATCCTAAAACAATTGAATTCTCTAGACAAAGAAGTAAGAGTAATGCTGAAATTATCTATTCCAACCGTAAATAATTTCTACGGCGAATTGATAACAGATCCGCATGTGGTTCGTGTTGTGGCATTATCGGGTGGTTATTCCCGAGAAGAAGCCAATACAAAACTGGCTCAAAACCATGGCTTAATTGCCAGTTTCTCCAGAGCATTGTCCGAAGGTCTCAGCGCAGGTCAATCGGATCATGATTTTAATGCTGTACTTGGCGATACTATAAAAGCTATTTATAAAGCTTCGATTACTTAA